Proteins from a single region of Hordeum vulgare subsp. vulgare chromosome 6H, MorexV3_pseudomolecules_assembly, whole genome shotgun sequence:
- the LOC123401860 gene encoding pentatricopeptide repeat-containing protein At2g17670-like yields the protein MGRVTQAMRAAKVPRHALVPKPPPPPPRGPRPADGKPPRGKPPLRSPRPAAALALTDRPAPPAEKRPITTPAELSAAIRAAVDADVDAAASLALKAAPTIPLPAQSLALLLRRLAAHRSVAAARDLLAALPYSADNPAPRPALLALADACCRRGDPREIGQLLPVLADHGVRADAHVYNALMKAHCSDSDTAGLLGVLRRMKDDGVDPDLVTYNTLVYGLARAGLVAKARTYLGAMAAEGLFPDVITYTSLMNGMCVKGDALGALKLLDEMEANGCEPNDRTYNTLLMGLCKNRKLDNAVEVYKSIVGAGMKLEPPAYATFIRALCRAGRVPDAYEVFDYAIESKSFAQATAYSELESSLKWLRKMKE from the coding sequence atGGGGAGGGTGACGCAGGCCATGCGCGCCGCCAAGGTGCCCCGCCACGCCCTCGTCCCGAagcctcctcccccgccaccACGTGGGCCTCGGCCCGCCGACGGTAAACCTCCCCGCGGCAAGCCGCCCCTGAGAAGCCCCAGGCCCGCGGCGGCCCTGGCCTTGACCGACCGGCCGGCACCTCCGGCCGAGAAGAGGCCCATCACCACGCCCGCGGAGCTCTCGGCGGCCATCCGCGCCGCGGTGGACGCCGACGTGGACGCGGCCGCCTCGCTGGCCCTCAAGGCGGCGCCCACCATCCCGCTCCCGGCGCAGtcgctcgcgctcctcctccgccgcctcgccGCGCACCGCTCCGTCGCCGCGGCCCGGGACCTCCTCGCGGCGCTCCCCTACTCCGCCGACAACCCCGCGCCGCGCCCGGCGCTGCTGGCCCTCGCCGACGCGTGCTGCCGCCGCGGCGACCCGCGCGAGATCGGCCAGCTCCTCCCGGTCCTCGCCGACCACGGCGTCCGCGCCGACGCCCACGTCTACAACGCGCTGATGAAGGCGCACTGCTCCGACTCCGACACCGCGGGGCTCCTTGGCGTGCTCCGCCGGATGAAGGACGACGGCGTGGACCCTGACCTCGTCACCTACAACACCCTCGTCTACGGCCTCGCGCGCGCCGGGCTCGTCGCCAAGGCCAGGACCTACCTCGGCGCCATGGCCGCCGAGGGCCTCTTCCCGGACGTCATCACCTACACCTCGCTCATGAACGGGATGTGCGTCAAGGGGGACGCCCTGGGCGCGCTCAAGCTGCTCGACGAAATGGAGGCCAACGGGTGCGAGCCCAACGACCGGACGTACAACACGCTGCTCATGGGTCTCTGCAAGAACAGGAAGCTGGACAACGCCGTCGAGGTGTACAAGTCCATTGTAGGGGCTGGGATGAAGCTCGAGCCACCGGCATACGCGACGTTCATCAGGGCTTTGTGTCGGGCGGGGAGGGTTCCGGATGCATATGAGGTGTTTGATTATGCGATTGAGAGCAAGAGCTTTGCGCAGGCGACAGCGTACAGCGAGCTCGAGAGCTCGCTCAAGTGGCTCCGCAAGATGAAGGAGTAG